The following coding sequences are from one Nitrospira sp. CR1.1 window:
- a CDS encoding response regulator, which produces MQIEYSFLRSRVARRVFWLFLLCALLPVGALSLVSLSDVTSQLTQQAERRVRQESKAMGMAIYQRFLLLEAELLSAIAQQRAGVATQSGEVSPPVLARLPGFAGMASVSETGETSLFFGELQGVQALAQRQRALLRQDKTLLTVEPNGLEGARIFLSRLSELDGRVVVAEISHENLWDLGGSMTLPDDTSMCVFGHDRNVLFCSHAVSATLMQQWAAQGSGRAGLFEWRDEQDVYLASSWAIPLRFQFLSAPWTVMLSKPRSSVLAPLASFHYRFLLIVVIALLAVALLSVTQIRKTMVPLEQLREGTRRVAARNFSQPVQVRSGDEFEELASSFNAMAGRLHQQFTQLATIHEIGRSVLSVLDPSRIVDTVLARLREVSPCEGIAILLIDPADAARGWLYARVGSSGAETSMTGVAVSGQERAMLVAHQGSAAVSGLVAGGVFGPLCGAGAESLLVLPLFRGRDLLGGIALSYRRAPGMDDERLAQLRQLADQVAVALSNASDLAERKRAETSLRESHARLEQTMTDLQTAQQQMVQQERLRALGQMASGIAHDFNNTLSPIMGFSELLLIAPQMSADPAQLKEYLQTINMAAKDAAKVVSRLREFYRPRLDADLAGIVDLNRLVEQSVKLSQPKWKDQALSNGVAIEIKTELDSVSPVAGHESELREVLTNLVFNAVDAMPKSGSITLRTKADGDHVRLEVSDTGTGMTEDVRQRCLEPFFSTKGEKGSGLGLAMVYGIIKRLRGTIDITSAVGVGTTFSIRLPIQAGQEVSHKQESNSLDGVRLQILVVDDDPLVGRVTGEYLRVAGHQVEVVTSAAEAVKRFNPERVHLVVTDHGMPDMTGRQLAEVIKRVSPETPVVLLTGGDEIEVKEVASAAVDAELCKPLTMAALQRTLSTLTFPGALFAESGKEIGDAA; this is translated from the coding sequence GTGCAGATCGAATATTCCTTCCTCCGCAGCCGTGTCGCCCGCCGCGTGTTTTGGCTCTTTCTTCTCTGTGCCTTGTTACCTGTCGGTGCGTTGAGTCTGGTATCGCTCAGCGACGTGACTAGCCAGCTCACGCAGCAGGCGGAGCGCCGTGTGCGACAGGAAAGCAAGGCCATGGGCATGGCCATCTACCAACGGTTCTTACTCCTCGAAGCGGAACTGCTTTCGGCCATCGCACAACAGCGAGCGGGTGTGGCGACGCAGTCCGGGGAGGTGTCCCCACCGGTGTTGGCGCGCCTTCCGGGATTTGCCGGAATGGCCTCCGTGTCCGAGACTGGTGAAACCTCTCTGTTTTTCGGTGAGCTACAGGGAGTCCAGGCCTTGGCCCAGCGACAGCGGGCGCTGCTTCGTCAGGACAAGACGTTGCTCACGGTCGAGCCGAATGGCCTGGAAGGGGCCAGGATTTTTCTCTCGCGACTCTCGGAACTTGACGGGCGCGTGGTGGTGGCGGAAATCAGTCACGAAAATTTGTGGGACTTGGGCGGGAGTATGACCTTGCCCGACGATACCTCGATGTGTGTCTTTGGCCACGATCGCAATGTCCTGTTTTGCAGTCATGCGGTATCGGCGACGTTGATGCAACAGTGGGCGGCGCAGGGAAGCGGTCGTGCGGGGCTGTTCGAGTGGCGAGACGAGCAGGACGTGTATCTGGCCAGTTCCTGGGCGATTCCACTGCGATTTCAATTTTTATCGGCGCCTTGGACGGTGATGCTCAGCAAGCCCAGGAGTTCGGTGTTGGCGCCGCTGGCGAGTTTCCACTATCGGTTTCTTCTGATCGTCGTGATCGCGTTGCTCGCCGTGGCCCTGCTCAGCGTGACCCAGATCCGGAAGACAATGGTGCCGCTTGAGCAGTTGAGGGAGGGCACCAGGCGCGTCGCGGCGCGAAATTTCTCGCAGCCGGTTCAAGTCCGGAGCGGCGATGAGTTCGAGGAGCTGGCCTCATCGTTCAACGCCATGGCGGGGCGATTGCACCAGCAATTCACCCAGCTAGCCACCATCCATGAAATCGGTCGTTCGGTGCTGTCCGTGCTTGATCCCAGCCGCATCGTGGATACTGTCCTGGCGCGCTTGCGTGAAGTCTCGCCGTGCGAGGGGATCGCGATCCTGCTCATCGATCCGGCAGATGCTGCCCGTGGCTGGCTCTATGCGCGGGTCGGATCGTCCGGTGCGGAGACCAGCATGACGGGGGTTGCGGTGAGCGGGCAGGAACGCGCAATGCTCGTGGCGCACCAGGGCAGCGCGGCAGTAAGCGGTCTGGTGGCGGGCGGGGTGTTCGGGCCTCTCTGCGGGGCCGGCGCGGAGTCGCTGTTGGTTCTGCCGTTGTTCCGGGGGCGGGACCTGCTGGGCGGGATTGCGTTGAGTTACCGGCGCGCTCCCGGCATGGATGACGAGCGCCTGGCGCAATTGCGCCAATTGGCCGATCAGGTGGCGGTGGCATTGAGCAACGCTTCGGATCTGGCGGAGCGGAAGCGGGCGGAGACGTCGCTGCGTGAGAGCCACGCCCGGCTGGAGCAAACCATGACCGACCTGCAGACCGCGCAACAGCAGATGGTGCAACAGGAGCGGCTCCGCGCGTTAGGTCAAATGGCCAGCGGCATTGCCCACGATTTCAACAATACGCTGTCGCCCATTATGGGCTTCAGCGAACTGTTGCTCATTGCCCCGCAGATGTCCGCCGATCCGGCGCAACTGAAGGAATATCTGCAGACCATCAATATGGCGGCCAAGGATGCGGCGAAGGTCGTGAGCCGTCTGCGTGAGTTCTATCGTCCCCGCCTCGATGCGGACCTGGCCGGCATTGTGGATCTGAACCGGTTGGTCGAGCAGAGTGTGAAGCTCAGCCAGCCGAAATGGAAGGATCAGGCCTTGTCCAATGGAGTGGCCATCGAGATCAAAACGGAATTGGATTCGGTGTCGCCGGTGGCCGGCCACGAATCGGAGTTGCGCGAGGTGCTGACGAATCTGGTCTTTAACGCCGTCGATGCCATGCCGAAGAGCGGCTCGATCACGTTGCGGACCAAGGCGGACGGCGACCATGTGCGACTGGAAGTCAGCGATACCGGCACAGGCATGACCGAAGACGTGCGCCAGCGTTGTCTCGAACCATTTTTTTCGACAAAAGGAGAAAAGGGATCCGGGCTCGGGTTGGCGATGGTGTATGGCATTATCAAGCGGTTGCGGGGCACCATCGACATCACCAGCGCCGTCGGGGTTGGCACGACCTTCAGCATCCGATTGCCGATTCAGGCGGGGCAGGAGGTGAGCCACAAGCAAGAGAGCAACAGCCTGGATGGCGTGCGGCTGCAGATATTGGTGGTCGACGACGATCCGCTGGTGGGGCGTGTCACCGGAGAGTATCTGCGGGTGGCGGGCCATCAGGTGGAAGTGGTCACCAGCGCGGCCGAGGCTGTGAAACGATTCAACCCTGAGCGGGTGCATCTGGTCGTGACCGATCACGGCATGCCGGACATGACCGGCCGGCAATTGGCCGAGGTGATCAAACGGGTGTCGCCCGAGACCCCGGTGGTACTCCTGACCGGCGGCGACGAGATTGAAGTGAAGGAAGTCGCTTCGGCGGCCGTGGATGCCGAACTCTGCAAGCCGCTGACCATGGCGGCCCTCCAGCGGACACTGTCGACCTTGACGTTTCCAGGTGCCCTTTTTGCGGAGAGCGGAAAAGAAATTGGTGATGCGGCCTGA